Proteins encoded together in one Miscanthus floridulus cultivar M001 chromosome 16, ASM1932011v1, whole genome shotgun sequence window:
- the LOC136512277 gene encoding fasciclin-like arabinogalactan protein 12: MARLAILVVLLAASAALSAAQKASPKPAAKAAPGPASSGGGAADAAPPTDINKALKDEQFSEFKQLLHDTRVDTQINAQLTDSYNGLTIVAPTNAAFDKMKAGVLNGLSPQEQIQMVLYCVMPRFYSLSMLGTLNGKVTTQGSGHDGTYKYDIERSGNNINVSTGVNWMLLGSPVSKDFPLAIYPVDKVPLPYELFGPKPPTPAPAPAPAPAKSKTKKKKKSAGIAEPPAADDDTSTSDNQKAAAAPGAGGVATRWVVAALSVGAAVLGGGLF, translated from the coding sequence ATGGCACGCCTCGCCATCCTGGTGGTGCTCctggcggcgtcggcggcgctaTCCGCAGCGCAGAAGGCGTCGCCCAAGCCGGCGGCGAAGGCGGCCCCTGGGCCAGCGTCGtcgggcggcggcgcggcggacgCGGCGCCGCCGACGGACATAAACAAGGCGCTCAAGGACGAGCAGTTCAGCGAGTTCAAGCAGCTGCTCCACGACACGCGCGTGGACACGCAGATCAACGCGCAGCTGACGGACAGCTACAACGGGCTGACCATCGTGGCGCCCACCAACGCGGCGTTCGACAAGATGAAGGCCGGCGTGCTCAACGGGCTGTCGCCGCAGGAGCAGATCCAGATGGTGCTCTACTGCGTGATGCCCAGGTTCTACAGCCTCTCCATGCTCGGCACCCTCAACGGCAAGGTCACCACGCAGGGGTCCGGCCACGACGGGACTTACAAGTACGACATCGAGCGGTCCGGGAACAACATCAACGTGTCCACGGGCGTCAACTGGATGCTGCTGGGCAGCCCCGTCAGCAAGGACTTCCCGCTCGCCATCTACCCCGTCGACAAGGTGCCGCTGCCGTACGAGCTGTTTGGCCCCAAGCCGCCGACGCCGGCGCCCGCGCCCGCACCCGCGCCGGCCAAGTCcaagaccaagaagaagaagaagtccgCCGGCATCGCCGAGCCGCCCGCGGCCGACGACGACACCTCCACCTCCGACAACCAGAAGGCGGCGGCCGCGCCCGGTGCCGGCGGGGTGGCCACCAGGTGGGTCGTCGCCGCGCTCTCGGTCGGCGCCGCTGTCCTCGGCGGCGGCCTCTTCTGA